One Streptosporangium sp. NBC_01495 DNA window includes the following coding sequences:
- a CDS encoding cellulose binding domain-containing protein, whose protein sequence is MRFRRTLTAVLAALGMSLGLSMVATPAFAAPPTAVFTKVSNWGTGFEGKYTVTNGGTTTINGWSVAFDLPSGANIGSFWDASMSRSGQRFTFTNVGWNGTLAPGATASFGFNGTPGSATPSNCTLNGAACGGGSTPGTPGAPGTPSVTGTTNSSISLSWGVSSGTVTGYRVYEGATQRAQVTGTSATIGSLGTCTSHTYTVKAYNAQGESVASGAVSATTTGCTNPPPGGKMAGAPYLYMGWGSPPNPATVMSATGVKSFTMAFILSSGGCNPAWDGNRPLTGGTDQAAINQIKAAGGSVQISFGGWSGNKLGPNCSTPAAFAGAVQQVINAVGPAVVDFDIENTDEFENYTVQDRILNGLKIVKQNNPNVKIAVTFGTSTTGPTSHGIRLINQAKALAVPIDNYTIMPFDFGSSNIYNDTVNASEGLKNALKAANGWTDAQAYARMGISGMNGLSDQQELTTVAAWTQIRDWAKARGLTRFAYWAVNRDRPCPGGGVTSTCSGIAQNDWDFTRVTAGF, encoded by the coding sequence ATGAGATTTCGACGAACGCTGACCGCGGTCCTGGCCGCGCTCGGCATGTCACTCGGCCTGTCAATGGTCGCGACCCCCGCGTTCGCGGCGCCCCCCACCGCCGTCTTCACCAAGGTCTCCAACTGGGGCACCGGCTTCGAGGGCAAGTACACGGTCACCAACGGTGGTACGACGACCATCAACGGCTGGTCGGTGGCCTTCGATCTGCCGTCGGGGGCGAACATCGGGTCCTTCTGGGACGCGTCGATGAGTCGTAGCGGGCAGCGTTTCACCTTCACCAACGTCGGCTGGAACGGCACCCTGGCCCCCGGCGCGACCGCGAGCTTCGGCTTCAACGGCACCCCGGGCAGCGCCACCCCGTCCAACTGCACCCTCAACGGGGCGGCCTGTGGCGGCGGCAGCACCCCCGGAACGCCGGGCGCCCCCGGTACCCCGTCGGTCACCGGCACCACCAACTCCTCGATCTCCCTGTCGTGGGGCGTCTCCAGCGGTACCGTCACCGGTTACCGGGTCTACGAGGGTGCCACGCAGCGGGCTCAGGTCACCGGTACCAGCGCCACCATCGGCTCACTGGGCACCTGCACCTCGCACACCTACACGGTCAAGGCGTACAACGCCCAGGGTGAGTCCGTCGCCAGCGGCGCGGTGAGCGCCACCACCACCGGCTGCACCAACCCGCCGCCGGGCGGCAAGATGGCCGGAGCCCCGTACCTCTACATGGGCTGGGGCAGCCCGCCCAACCCCGCGACCGTGATGAGCGCCACCGGCGTGAAGTCCTTCACCATGGCGTTCATCCTGTCCAGCGGCGGCTGCAACCCCGCCTGGGACGGCAACCGGCCGCTGACCGGCGGCACCGACCAGGCCGCGATCAACCAGATCAAGGCCGCGGGCGGCAGCGTGCAGATCTCCTTCGGCGGCTGGTCCGGCAACAAGCTCGGCCCGAACTGTTCCACCCCGGCCGCCTTCGCCGGAGCCGTGCAGCAGGTCATCAACGCCGTCGGCCCCGCGGTCGTCGACTTCGACATCGAGAACACGGACGAGTTCGAGAACTACACCGTCCAGGACCGCATCCTCAACGGCCTGAAGATCGTCAAGCAGAACAACCCGAACGTCAAGATCGCCGTCACCTTCGGCACCTCGACCACCGGCCCGACCTCCCACGGCATCCGCCTGATCAACCAGGCCAAGGCGCTGGCCGTGCCGATCGACAACTACACGATCATGCCGTTCGACTTCGGCAGCTCCAACATCTACAACGACACCGTCAACGCCTCCGAGGGCCTGAAGAACGCGCTCAAGGCCGCGAACGGCTGGACCGACGCGCAGGCGTACGCCCGGATGGGCATCTCCGGCATGAACGGCCTGTCCGACCAGCAGGAGCTCACCACGGTGGCGGCCTGGACCCAGATCCGAGACTGGGCCAAGGCCAGGGGCCTGACCCGCTTCGCCTACTGGGCGGTCAACCGCGACCGTCCCTGCCCGGGGGGCGGCGTGACCTCCACCTGCAGCGGGATCGCCCAGAACGACTGGGACTTCACCCGCGTCACCGCCGGCTTCTGA
- a CDS encoding cellulose binding domain-containing protein produces the protein MKLRAIARSLVALAALVLAMTVALPAQAASATAVFTKTSDWGSGFEGKYTVTNGGTTTINGWSVAFDLPSGANIGSFWDASMSRSGQRFTFTNVGWNGTLAPGATASFGFNGSPGGVTPSNCTLNGAACGGGSTPVTPGTPGNPSVTGTTNSSISLSWGASSGTVTGYRVYEGGTQRAQVTGTSATIGSLGTCTSHTYTVRAYNAQGESAASGAVSATTTGCTGGAPGKPGAVSATGGANSVALSWGASSGTVTGYRVYEGSTVRATVTGTSTTVSGLGVCEAHTYTVAAYNSAGEGQRSDPAGATTTGCTSGGQLPKHFLTGYWHNFDNPAVELRLSAVPNEYDLVAVSFGEATATPGEVVFGVDPGLSASLGGYTDAQFRADVQTLHSRGKKVILSVGGEAGRVQVASAAAATKFADTVYALMQSYGFDGVDIDLENGLNSTYMGQALRSLRAKAGANLIITMAPQTIDMQSTGGEYFKLALAIKDILTVVHTQFYNSGSMLGCDQNAAYSQGSVNFMTALACIQLENGLRPDQVALGLPAGPGAAGGGIVAPALVNQALTCLATRTNCGSFVPPRAYPGIRGAMTWSINWDASNNWNFSRTVKPHLATLP, from the coding sequence GTGAAATTACGCGCCATCGCTCGTTCTCTCGTCGCCCTGGCGGCCCTCGTCCTGGCGATGACGGTCGCGCTCCCCGCCCAGGCCGCCTCGGCCACCGCCGTCTTCACCAAGACCTCGGACTGGGGCAGTGGTTTCGAGGGCAAGTACACGGTCACCAATGGTGGTACGACGACCATCAACGGCTGGTCGGTGGCCTTCGATCTGCCGTCGGGGGCGAACATCGGGTCCTTCTGGGACGCGTCGATGAGTCGTAGCGGGCAGCGTTTCACCTTCACCAACGTCGGCTGGAACGGCACTCTCGCCCCCGGCGCGACCGCGAGCTTCGGCTTCAACGGCAGTCCGGGTGGTGTCACCCCGTCCAACTGCACGCTCAACGGCGCGGCCTGCGGCGGCGGCAGCACTCCCGTCACCCCCGGAACGCCGGGCAATCCGTCGGTCACCGGCACCACGAACTCCTCGATCTCCCTGTCGTGGGGTGCCTCCAGCGGTACCGTCACCGGTTACCGGGTCTACGAGGGCGGCACGCAGCGGGCTCAGGTCACCGGTACCAGCGCGACCATCGGCTCGCTGGGCACCTGCACCTCGCACACCTACACCGTCAGGGCGTACAACGCCCAGGGTGAGTCGGCCGCCAGCGGCGCGGTGAGCGCCACCACCACCGGCTGCACCGGCGGCGCCCCCGGCAAGCCGGGCGCGGTGTCCGCGACGGGCGGCGCGAACAGTGTGGCGTTGTCGTGGGGCGCGTCGTCGGGGACGGTGACGGGCTACCGGGTGTACGAGGGTTCGACGGTCAGGGCGACCGTGACCGGAACGAGCACGACGGTGTCGGGGCTGGGGGTGTGCGAGGCGCACACCTACACGGTGGCGGCGTACAACTCCGCGGGCGAGGGCCAGCGGAGCGACCCGGCCGGCGCGACCACGACCGGCTGCACCAGCGGTGGTCAGCTGCCCAAGCACTTCCTCACCGGCTACTGGCACAACTTCGACAACCCGGCCGTCGAGCTGCGGCTGTCGGCGGTGCCCAACGAGTACGACCTGGTCGCGGTCTCCTTCGGCGAGGCCACCGCCACCCCCGGTGAGGTCGTCTTCGGTGTCGACCCGGGCCTGTCCGCCTCCCTCGGCGGCTACACCGACGCCCAGTTCAGGGCCGACGTGCAGACCCTCCACTCCCGTGGCAAGAAGGTCATCCTCTCGGTCGGCGGCGAGGCGGGCCGCGTGCAGGTGGCCAGCGCCGCCGCCGCGACCAAGTTCGCCGACACCGTCTACGCCCTGATGCAGAGCTACGGCTTCGACGGCGTCGACATCGACCTGGAGAACGGGCTCAACTCCACCTACATGGGCCAGGCGCTCCGATCGCTGCGGGCCAAGGCGGGGGCGAACCTGATCATCACGATGGCGCCGCAGACCATCGACATGCAGTCCACCGGCGGCGAGTACTTCAAGCTGGCGCTGGCCATCAAGGACATCCTCACCGTCGTCCACACCCAGTTCTACAACTCCGGCTCCATGCTCGGCTGCGACCAGAACGCCGCCTACTCGCAGGGCTCGGTCAACTTCATGACCGCGCTGGCCTGCATCCAGCTGGAGAACGGCCTGCGCCCCGACCAGGTGGCGCTCGGCCTGCCCGCCGGACCCGGCGCGGCGGGCGGCGGGATCGTCGCCCCCGCCCTGGTGAACCAGGCCCTGACCTGCCTGGCCACCAGGACCAACTGCGGCAGCTTCGTGCCGCCGCGCGCCTACCCCGGGATCCGTGGCGCGATGACCTGGTCCATCAACTGGGACGCCAGCAACAACTGGAACTTCTCCAGGACCGTCAAGCCGCACCTCGCGACCCTGCCCTAG
- a CDS encoding FAD-dependent oxidoreductase codes for MRVVVVGAGLGGVAAAVGLHRQGHRVTLYERGAELREAGTGVVIMPNGLRALEELGYDMRGRSTPARSAGLRDWRGRPLLITDAVRAQREVGSMIVADRAELHRTLRAPLPAETVRTATPVERLEPGADGVAVFSGGERVDEADAVIVADGIGSRLRGQLFPGHGGSRRIGRMDLRGTLFRPAGLDVRELLAGILLDRRTGAMFGLFPMGADGLYWFTDSVLPEPVPGPEEAREQMLALMADWHPAVPALLAATAADDVYVDPIACLAEPLPTFATGRIALLGDAAHAMTPDLGQGASQAFEDAAALAHHLLGAGPAEVAERLLRYDAQRRPRANRLMRAAERQSRLTSQTGAAAWARDTLLRAIPARLATRQLAAIWHA; via the coding sequence ATGCGCGTCGTCGTGGTCGGTGCCGGGCTGGGCGGGGTGGCGGCCGCAGTGGGTCTGCACCGTCAGGGACATCGGGTGACCCTCTACGAGCGGGGCGCCGAGCTCCGCGAGGCGGGCACCGGCGTGGTGATCATGCCCAACGGGCTCCGGGCGCTGGAGGAGCTCGGCTACGACATGAGGGGTCGGTCCACCCCCGCCCGCAGCGCCGGTCTGCGCGACTGGCGCGGGCGGCCGCTGCTGATCACCGACGCCGTGCGGGCGCAGCGCGAGGTCGGGTCGATGATCGTGGCCGACCGGGCGGAGCTGCACCGCACCCTGCGGGCCCCGCTGCCCGCCGAGACGGTGCGGACCGCGACACCGGTGGAGCGGCTGGAGCCCGGCGCGGACGGAGTGGCGGTGTTCAGCGGGGGCGAGCGCGTCGACGAGGCGGACGCGGTGATCGTGGCCGACGGGATCGGCAGCAGGCTGCGCGGGCAGCTGTTCCCCGGTCACGGCGGGTCGCGCAGGATCGGCCGCATGGACCTGCGCGGCACCCTGTTTCGTCCCGCGGGGCTGGACGTGAGGGAGCTGCTGGCCGGCATCCTGCTGGACCGGCGCACCGGGGCGATGTTCGGGTTGTTCCCCATGGGCGCGGACGGGCTCTACTGGTTCACCGACTCCGTGCTGCCGGAGCCCGTCCCGGGGCCGGAGGAGGCGCGCGAGCAGATGCTGGCGCTGATGGCCGACTGGCACCCGGCCGTCCCCGCGCTGCTGGCGGCCACCGCGGCCGACGACGTCTACGTCGACCCGATCGCCTGCCTGGCCGAGCCGCTGCCGACGTTCGCGACCGGCAGGATCGCGCTGCTCGGCGACGCCGCGCACGCCATGACGCCCGACCTCGGTCAGGGCGCCAGCCAGGCCTTCGAGGACGCCGCCGCGCTCGCCCACCACCTGTTGGGGGCCGGGCCCGCCGAGGTGGCCGAGCGGCTGCTGCGCTACGACGCGCAGCGCCGCCCGCGCGCCAACCGGCTGATGCGGGCCGCGGAGCGGCAGTCGCGGCTGACCTCCCAGACCGGGGCCGCCGCCTGGGCGCGCGACACCCTGCTGCGGGCGATCCCGGCCCGCCTGGCCACCCGGCAGCTCGCGGCCATCTGGCACGCCTAG
- a CDS encoding TetR/AcrR family transcriptional regulator, whose protein sequence is MPPTNPARRQALTDAAIDLLAASGVHGVTHRAVEREAGLPTGTASNYFRSREALLVAAAERVVELHLADMDQAAEHRPAGGADLVEMLTESLLTAATTLRHRYLAIFELQLEAVRRPVLAAALAGLQEVAVRFTAAHHDQLGLKIAREKVPALIALYGSALFTLVSAPPGSVTRPAVEVIVDTMVYGAAVPDD, encoded by the coding sequence GTGCCGCCCACCAATCCAGCCCGCCGCCAGGCCCTGACGGACGCCGCCATCGATTTGCTGGCGGCCTCGGGGGTGCACGGGGTGACCCATCGCGCGGTGGAGAGGGAGGCGGGGCTGCCGACCGGTACGGCCTCCAACTACTTCCGCAGCCGCGAGGCGCTGCTGGTGGCCGCCGCCGAGCGGGTGGTCGAGCTCCACCTGGCCGACATGGACCAGGCGGCCGAGCACCGACCCGCGGGCGGCGCCGACCTGGTGGAGATGCTGACCGAGTCGTTGCTCACGGCGGCGACCACGCTGCGCCACCGCTACCTTGCGATCTTCGAGCTGCAGCTGGAGGCGGTGCGCCGCCCGGTGTTGGCCGCGGCGCTGGCGGGGCTGCAGGAGGTCGCGGTGCGTTTCACCGCCGCGCATCACGACCAGCTGGGGCTGAAGATCGCGCGCGAGAAGGTCCCCGCGCTCATCGCGCTCTACGGCAGCGCCCTGTTCACCCTGGTCAGCGCGCCTCCCGGCAGTGTCACCCGGCCCGCCGTCGAGGTCATCGTCGACACCATGGTGTACGGCGCGGCCGTACCGGACGACTAG
- the leuE gene encoding leucine efflux protein LeuE, producing MFFGITDIWTYVAGAFFIILLPGPNSLYVLSTAAQRGVRQGYRGAMGVFVGDTVLMVLAAAGVASLLRSTPILFNVVKYAGAAYLAWIGFQMLRSAWRSWRSPDAGSGTAATSDRERAAESPFRKALIVSLMNPKAILFFISFFIQFVDPAYGTPALSFLILGAICQLFSALYLSVLIFGGTFLADRFRARRGLSAGLRTGVGALFIGFGARLATATLG from the coding sequence GTGTTCTTTGGCATCACCGACATCTGGACCTACGTGGCCGGTGCCTTCTTCATCATCCTGTTGCCCGGCCCGAACTCGCTGTACGTGCTCAGCACCGCCGCCCAGCGCGGGGTGCGGCAGGGCTACCGGGGGGCGATGGGGGTCTTCGTCGGCGACACCGTCCTGATGGTGCTGGCGGCGGCGGGGGTCGCCTCCCTGCTGAGGTCGACGCCGATCCTGTTCAACGTCGTCAAGTACGCCGGTGCCGCCTACCTCGCGTGGATCGGGTTCCAGATGCTCCGGTCGGCCTGGCGCTCCTGGCGCTCTCCCGATGCCGGGAGCGGGACCGCGGCGACCTCTGATCGGGAGCGAGCCGCGGAGAGCCCCTTCCGCAAGGCCCTGATCGTCAGCCTGATGAACCCGAAGGCGATCCTGTTCTTCATCTCGTTCTTCATCCAGTTCGTGGACCCGGCCTACGGCACTCCCGCGCTGTCGTTCCTGATCCTGGGTGCGATCTGCCAGCTGTTCAGCGCGCTCTACCTGTCGGTGCTGATCTTCGGCGGTACGTTCCTGGCCGACCGGTTCCGGGCCCGGCGCGGGCTGTCGGCCGGGCTGCGGACGGGCGTGGGCGCGCTGTTCATCGGCTTCGGGGCGAGGCTCGCCACCGCGACCCTCGGCTGA
- a CDS encoding luciferase domain-containing protein translates to MAVLRTHASRRSTEGVENVAAQLVRWPDLALKRTRKGLGFRAGGREIVRMSGDHTAELLLTKPVIDRWARVLTDCHRVTPGADAGWVAMSIEGRADAELFLSLVSVAIKANQGSG, encoded by the coding sequence ATGGCAGTGCTGCGCACGCACGCGTCCCGCCGTTCCACCGAGGGTGTCGAGAATGTGGCGGCCCAGCTCGTCCGCTGGCCGGACCTGGCGCTGAAGCGCACCAGAAAAGGGCTGGGATTCCGGGCCGGCGGCCGGGAGATCGTCAGGATGTCCGGTGACCACACCGCGGAGTTGCTCCTCACCAAACCCGTGATCGACCGATGGGCGCGGGTGCTCACCGACTGCCACCGGGTCACCCCCGGCGCCGACGCCGGGTGGGTGGCCATGTCCATCGAGGGCCGGGCCGACGCCGAGCTGTTCCTCTCCCTCGTCAGCGTCGCGATCAAGGCCAACCAGGGCTCGGGGTAG
- a CDS encoding VC0807 family protein: MSHQPIVLPRLAALARQAVPKLLEGVVAPLAVFYTALALLGLKGALVAAVTWVYAGVGWRLVRRIPVPGTMILAVIAITVRALLGFWTGSAVIYFLQPELGTICISVVFLASVRLNRPLVQKLTLDYIHLPSAVLKHERVRRFFARITLLWAFVLLANSAVSIWLLLHESIGTYLLVRTTAVAAISGLAVAFSLYAFRRMLRRLHYDPVTTPAIAAPSA, encoded by the coding sequence ATGAGCCACCAGCCCATCGTCCTCCCCCGCCTCGCCGCTCTCGCCAGGCAGGCGGTGCCGAAGCTGCTGGAGGGCGTCGTCGCCCCCCTCGCCGTCTTCTACACCGCGCTGGCCCTCCTCGGTCTGAAGGGCGCGCTGGTCGCGGCGGTCACCTGGGTGTACGCGGGGGTGGGGTGGCGGCTGGTCCGGCGGATCCCGGTGCCCGGGACGATGATCCTCGCCGTCATCGCGATCACCGTGCGGGCGCTGCTGGGCTTCTGGACCGGGAGCGCGGTGATCTACTTCCTCCAGCCGGAGCTCGGGACGATCTGCATCAGCGTGGTCTTCCTCGCCTCGGTGCGGCTCAACCGCCCGCTGGTGCAGAAGCTGACCCTCGACTACATCCACCTGCCCTCGGCGGTGCTGAAACACGAGCGGGTCCGCCGGTTCTTCGCCCGTATCACCCTGCTGTGGGCCTTCGTGCTGCTGGCCAACTCCGCGGTGAGCATCTGGCTCCTGCTGCACGAGTCGATCGGCACCTACCTGCTGGTCCGCACCACCGCCGTGGCCGCGATCAGCGGCCTGGCGGTGGCCTTCTCGCTGTACGCCTTCCGCCGGATGCTGCGCCGCCTGCACTACGACCCCGTCACCACCCCGGCCATCGCCGCCCCGTCCGCCTAG
- a CDS encoding TspO/MBR family protein gives MVIARQPKRWAGLPIFAAALVLVAVVGSLAAVNAGGEYLSLERPAWAPPQWLFGPAWTVLYVMIALSGWLAWSARGLTPALGVYAVQLVLNAAWTPLFFGAGQYGLAFAEIVVLWFAIVLTIVLFRRISRPAAWLLVPYLLWVTYAASLNLAIWQLN, from the coding sequence ATGGTCATCGCGCGACAACCGAAACGCTGGGCCGGGTTGCCGATATTCGCCGCCGCGCTCGTGCTGGTGGCGGTGGTGGGGTCGCTGGCAGCCGTCAACGCCGGCGGTGAGTACCTGTCGCTGGAGCGGCCGGCCTGGGCGCCGCCGCAGTGGCTGTTCGGCCCCGCCTGGACGGTCCTGTACGTCATGATCGCCCTGTCCGGCTGGCTCGCCTGGTCGGCGCGCGGCCTGACCCCGGCGCTCGGCGTCTACGCGGTCCAGCTGGTCCTCAACGCGGCCTGGACGCCGCTGTTCTTCGGTGCCGGGCAGTACGGCCTGGCGTTCGCGGAGATCGTCGTCCTCTGGTTCGCGATCGTGCTCACCATCGTGCTGTTCCGGCGGATCAGCCGCCCGGCCGCCTGGCTGCTGGTGCCCTATCTGCTCTGGGTGACGTACGCGGCCTCGCTGAACCTCGCCATCTGGCAGCTCAACTGA
- a CDS encoding DedA family protein: MTQAILDILHDVMTSPWIYLALFALAMLDGFFPVVPAETSVITAGVFAAATGAPDLLLVIVVAALGAFAGDHISYAIGRTTNDRLRNGRRSRKAFAWAERALAERGGLVLVVARYIPGGRTACTLTMGAVAYPRRSFALFDAVAAVSWAVYSGLIGYVGGAAFENDPIKGLLLGLGIALGITAVVEVVRYLRHRRTAPQVKAELVTSRD; this comes from the coding sequence GTGACACAGGCCATCCTTGACATCCTGCACGACGTGATGACATCTCCATGGATCTACCTGGCGCTGTTCGCGCTGGCGATGCTCGACGGGTTCTTTCCCGTGGTCCCGGCGGAGACGTCCGTCATCACGGCCGGGGTGTTCGCCGCCGCCACCGGGGCGCCCGACCTGCTCCTGGTGATCGTGGTGGCCGCGCTGGGCGCGTTCGCGGGCGACCACATCTCGTACGCCATCGGGCGTACCACCAACGACCGGCTGCGCAACGGCAGGCGCAGCCGCAAGGCGTTCGCCTGGGCGGAGCGGGCGCTGGCCGAGCGGGGCGGGCTCGTCCTCGTGGTGGCCCGCTACATTCCCGGCGGCCGGACCGCCTGCACCCTGACCATGGGCGCGGTCGCCTATCCCCGGCGCTCGTTCGCCCTCTTCGACGCCGTCGCCGCGGTGTCCTGGGCGGTCTACTCGGGGCTGATCGGCTACGTGGGCGGCGCGGCCTTCGAGAACGACCCGATCAAGGGGCTGCTGCTCGGTCTCGGTATCGCCCTGGGCATCACCGCCGTGGTCGAGGTCGTCCGCTACCTCCGCCACCGCCGCACCGCGCCGCAGGTGAAGGCGGAGCTGGTCACCTCCCGTGACTGA
- a CDS encoding lipocalin-like domain-containing protein: protein MDLVGAWRLVEWRIVSAEGRVSHPFGTDAVGLLCYTPDGHMSATIARAGRAPLPGATPRRAPPEALAGAFTSFFAYAGRYEVRDGHVAHDVEVALNPALSGTVQVRELNADGDRLVLAAAEDDRWHTLIWKRS from the coding sequence ATGGATCTCGTGGGCGCCTGGCGCCTGGTCGAGTGGCGGATCGTCAGTGCGGAGGGACGGGTCTCGCACCCCTTCGGCACGGACGCGGTGGGCCTGCTCTGCTACACCCCCGACGGCCACATGAGTGCGACCATCGCGCGGGCCGGGCGCGCCCCGCTGCCCGGCGCCACTCCACGGCGGGCGCCCCCGGAGGCGCTGGCCGGGGCGTTCACGTCGTTCTTCGCCTACGCGGGTCGCTACGAGGTCCGCGACGGTCACGTCGCCCACGACGTCGAGGTGGCGCTCAACCCGGCCCTCTCCGGCACCGTCCAGGTCCGCGAGCTGAACGCCGACGGCGACCGCCTGGTCCTGGCCGCCGCCGAGGACGACCGGTGGCACACCCTGATCTGGAAGCGGTCATGA
- a CDS encoding DMT family transporter, with protein MTVLAAGLALLGSLFFALGAALQQFEAARTPRAGLGHLVRRPRWLLGGLSIAGGTALHIVALKYGPLTLVQPMGVASLLFALPCAAALQHRRPRPGELASAGVIAIGLIGLVMVVPEHSGEPHLSTGEAVTLLAGAATAALVLWVLARQVSPAARACLLAMGAGVLYGATATLTRVLVDGNWEFWFLLAVPMPALIALVLLQRAYAVGHFGVAFAALQVADPLTAVAFGALLLGEPLPTGAASTLTALAAAALTAAGTVALARTTPMSPSHEVTAR; from the coding sequence ATGACTGTGCTGGCGGCCGGCCTGGCGTTGCTGGGATCCCTGTTCTTCGCACTCGGTGCCGCGCTGCAGCAGTTCGAGGCGGCGAGGACGCCCCGCGCCGGCCTCGGCCATCTGGTGAGGCGCCCCCGATGGCTGCTCGGCGGCCTGTCCATCGCGGGCGGCACGGCCCTGCACATCGTCGCGCTGAAGTACGGCCCGCTCACCCTGGTGCAGCCGATGGGCGTGGCCAGCCTCCTGTTCGCCCTGCCCTGCGCCGCCGCCCTGCAACACCGCAGGCCGCGGCCCGGCGAGCTGGCCTCGGCGGGGGTGATCGCCATCGGACTCATCGGCCTGGTGATGGTCGTGCCCGAGCACAGCGGGGAGCCTCATCTCAGCACCGGGGAGGCGGTGACCCTGCTCGCGGGGGCGGCCACCGCCGCCCTGGTGCTGTGGGTCCTCGCCAGGCAGGTCTCACCGGCCGCGCGGGCCTGCCTGCTCGCCATGGGGGCGGGTGTGCTGTACGGCGCGACGGCCACACTCACCCGGGTCCTGGTCGACGGCAACTGGGAGTTCTGGTTCCTGCTCGCCGTCCCGATGCCCGCCCTGATCGCGCTGGTGCTGCTCCAGCGCGCCTACGCCGTCGGCCACTTCGGCGTGGCGTTCGCCGCCCTGCAGGTGGCCGATCCCCTCACCGCCGTCGCCTTCGGCGCCCTCCTGCTCGGCGAGCCCCTGCCGACGGGCGCGGCGAGCACGCTCACCGCGCTGGCGGCGGCCGCTCTCACCGCCGCCGGAACCGTCGCGCTGGCCCGTACCACCCCGATGTCCCCCTCACACGAAGTGACAGCACGATGA
- a CDS encoding glycosyltransferase, with translation MAMSATSATTLRTPVQGPALLTARPRRVLIGADTYPPDVNGAAYFAHRLAQGLAERGNEVHVVCASDEGPGRTEQVDGVTVHRLRSAPTLVHPTMRITVPTRLDRLIGRIAPDVVHVQAHFVVGRAAISASRRVGVPIVATNHFMPDNLFQFAHIPGRLREKAGALAWKDFNRVFSKADRVTTPTEIAAGLLTGKGFGPPVEPISCGIDLARFQPRAEPKAWARRAFGLPDRDTIVFVGRLDEEKRLDELIRALPHVLNGADAQIALAGTGGQRAALTRLADRIGVGDRVSFLGFVPDETLPQVYAAGDVFAMPGVAELQSIATLEAMASGLPIVAADAMALPHLVRPGENGHLFQPGDVQELARHLGALLASPRLRATMGAASRSIALTHDHQASLTRFERIYQEVAR, from the coding sequence ATGGCGATGTCAGCCACGTCAGCCACCACCCTGCGGACCCCCGTGCAGGGACCGGCCCTCCTCACCGCCCGGCCCCGCCGGGTGCTGATCGGGGCCGACACCTACCCGCCGGACGTGAACGGTGCCGCCTACTTCGCCCACCGGCTGGCCCAGGGCCTGGCCGAGCGGGGAAACGAGGTCCACGTGGTGTGCGCCTCGGACGAGGGACCGGGCAGGACCGAGCAGGTGGACGGGGTGACCGTGCACAGGCTGCGCTCGGCGCCGACGCTGGTCCACCCCACCATGCGGATCACGGTGCCGACCCGGCTGGACCGGCTGATCGGCAGGATCGCCCCCGACGTGGTCCACGTGCAGGCGCACTTCGTCGTCGGCCGCGCGGCCATCTCCGCCTCCCGGCGCGTGGGCGTCCCCATCGTGGCGACCAACCACTTCATGCCGGACAACCTCTTCCAGTTCGCGCACATCCCCGGCCGGCTCCGCGAGAAGGCGGGCGCGCTGGCCTGGAAGGACTTCAACCGCGTCTTCTCCAAGGCCGACCGCGTCACCACGCCCACCGAGATCGCGGCCGGGCTGCTCACGGGCAAGGGCTTCGGCCCGCCGGTGGAGCCCATCTCCTGCGGCATCGACCTGGCGAGGTTCCAGCCGCGCGCCGAGCCGAAGGCGTGGGCCCGCAGGGCCTTCGGCCTGCCCGACCGGGACACGATCGTGTTCGTCGGCCGGCTGGACGAGGAGAAGAGGCTGGACGAGCTCATCCGCGCCCTGCCGCACGTGCTCAACGGCGCCGACGCGCAGATCGCGCTGGCGGGCACCGGCGGCCAGCGGGCCGCGCTCACCAGGCTGGCCGACCGGATCGGGGTCGGGGACCGGGTGTCCTTCCTCGGGTTCGTCCCCGACGAGACGCTGCCCCAGGTGTACGCCGCCGGCGACGTCTTCGCCATGCCGGGCGTCGCGGAGCTGCAGAGCATCGCCACGCTGGAGGCCATGGCCAGCGGCCTGCCGATCGTCGCCGCGGACGCGATGGCCCTGCCGCACCTGGTACGGCCCGGCGAGAACGGCCACCTGTTCCAGCCCGGCGACGTCCAGGAACTGGCCCGGCACCTGGGCGCCCTGCTCGCCTCACCCCGGCTGCGGGCCACGATGGGCGCCGCGAGCCGCTCCATCGCGCTGACCCACGACCACCAGGCCTCCCTGACCAGGTTCGAGCGGATCTACCAGGAGGTGGCGCGATGA